The Actinomadura graeca nucleotide sequence GACGGTGTTGCGTGCCCTGTAGCGCTCGGAATCGAAGGCGGGGGACGCCCGCCGCGCCGTCCACGGTCGCGGTGATGACACTGCTGATCGACCGATTCGGGGATGGCGTGCCTCATCCCGCGCTGGCGGCGGCCGTGGTCTCGCTGGCGCACCAGCCCTCACACGGAGAGGGGACTCCCGGCGTCCGCGGGCACCCCGGTCAGCACCGCCTCGAAGACGCGCCGTCGCAGGTACCTGCCGCCGTCGCAGGTACCTGCGGTTGGCCCCTGGGGAACGGGCCCTGTCGGCCAGCGCGTGGGCAGGCCGGCGCCGCAGTCGGCCGGGTCCCTGCCGCTGGAGGTCGAATGGCGTCCAGGTTCCAGGGCGCGTGTGCGCTCGTGCTCTGGTGCGCCACGTTTCGCGCCGGGCGTTGTCTTCTGCTCTTCGGATCCCCATGCGCAACCGGGTAATCCGTCCCGAGGCTGCGGTTGGCCCATGCGTGGGTTGGAGGGACGGATGCCCTCGGCCTCGGTGATCGCTCGGCCAAGAGGTGGTGACCGCGTCCGCGGGACGGATATGTGGCGTGGTGGGCCATGGTCTCCTCACCGGCTTGGCAGTGCCCTCTGTGTGGGCGTCTGCAGGGCTGTCCGGGGCGTGATCATTGACATGTCGGAGAAGGCGGCATTCGGGACCGGCGAGGGGGTTCGGCGACGTACGCTGCGGAGCATGAAGGGTCGTCCACTCCGCTTCACGCCACGCCGTGACGCAGGGCTTCACGCTTTCGAGCGGGCCCTGGGCCACGCAGGGTTCAGTCCCGTCGCCGGCGTTGATGAGGCGGGGCGGGGGGCGTGCGCCGGGCCCATGGTGATCGGGGCGGTGATCCTGCAAGGGGGACGCGGCAGAATCGAGGGGCTTACCGACTCCAAGCTCCTCACTCCGGCGCGCCGCGAGGAATTGTACGCCGAGATCACCGAACGGGCGTTCGCGTGGAGTGCCGTCGTGATCCCGTGCTACGACATCGACCGGATCGGGCTCCACCGTTGCAACATCACCGGTATGCGGAGGGCCTTGGCCGCACTGGACAAGCGGCCCGCGTACGTGCTGAGCGACGGTTTCCCGGTGCCGGGCCTGGAGGTCCCCTCCCTTGCAATGATCAAGGGTGACCAGGTCGCGGCGTGTGTCGCCGCCGCGTCCATCGTCGCGAAGGTCACCCGAGACCGGCTCATGGTGCAACTGCATGACCGCTATCCCCTCTACGGTTTCGACGTCCACAAGGGTTATGTGACCCGCGCGCACGGTGCGGCGCTGGCCGAGCACGGTCCGTGTGCGGAGCATCGCTTCTCCTACGTCAATGTCGGACGTGCGTTGCGTAACAATGGAGAGGTGGCCCTAGGGGAGGGAACCGAAGGAGAGGTCCCTGGCGAGGGCCGTACGGAAGGGGCACGAGCGTGAGCGCCGAGGATCTCGAGAAGTACGAGACCGAGATGGAGTTGCAGCTCTATCGCGAATACCGCGATGTCGTCGGGCTCTTCACCTACGTCGTCGAGACCGAGCGGAGGTTCTACCTCACCAACTCGGTCGACCTCCAGGTGCGCGGCGCCGAGAACGGTGAGATCTACTTCGAGGTCACCATGCAGGACGCCTGGGTCTGGGACATGTACCGGCCCGCCCGCTTCGTGAAGAACGTGCGTGTCGTCACGTTCAAAGACGTCAACGTCGAAGAGCTCGCCAAGAGTGACTTCGAGCTCCCTTCGCAGCAATAGGACGCCCCTCACTTCCCCGACCGCGGCGAGACCGTCCTGCTCTGGGATGCCCGTGCCGGAGGGTGCGGATCGGACTGTCTGAAGAACGTGTCGTGAGCTGCCGGTGGGGCGCCTGTTCTCCTGGATGGGCGACGGATTCATCGTTTCCTCCTGATGAATTTCGATCACAACGGCCAGGCGGTTTCGGGCGCGGTGATGCCTCGGCCTGCGTATGGCGGGGTTCGGAAGCGGCACCGCTGAGATGTCGGTGATGGTTGTGTGCGCCAGCTTTCGATCCGGCGGCACTGTTTCGGGTGTCGGGTGTGTGCTGGTCATTTGGGTGCTCTGGCTTGTCTCGTCAGGCGCCATCCGCCCGGGGAGCGCTCGATGAAGCCCGACGCCGCGAGGAGGCCGAGCTTGGCGTTGACGGTGGAGAGGTCGACTCCCGCCCTGGCGGCCAGCTGGGCCGGGCCGGACGATCCTCGGGCGGGAACGGCCTCCAGGACGGAGCGGGTGACCTCCTCCAAACGGTCGCGGGGGAGGACGGGAGTGTGCGGAGGCGGCGCGAGGTCCGTGCCGATGAGGCCCACGGCTTCGATGACCTCTTCGGCGCGCGTGATCAGGATCGTGCCCTCCTCGCGGAGCAGTTTGTGGGAGCCGACCGATGTCCGGGAGGTGATCGGGCCCGGGACGGCCATGACGACGCGGCCCAGCTTGCGGGCCCACGTGGCGGTGTTCAGTGCTCCGCTGCGCGCCTCCGCCTCGACGATCAGGCTTCCTCTGGACAGCGCGGCGATCACGCGGTTGCGGATGAGGAACCGGAGCCGGTTCGGGGCGGCGCCCGGCGGGGATTCGCTCACCAGGAGCGAGCGCCGGGCCATCTCGGCGAACAGCCCCTCGTTCGAGGCGGGGTAGGGGACGTCGACGCCGTTGGCGAAGATCGCGACCGTGGAGCCGTCGGCGGCCAGGGCGCCGCGGTGGGCGGCGGCGTCGATGCCGAGGGCGCCGCCGGAGATCACCGTCCAGCCCTGGTCCGCCAGGTCGGCCGCGAGGTCGGAGGCCGCGCGCAGGCCATAGGGGGACGCGGCGCGGGATCCGACGATGGCGACCGAACGCAGGCACCCGTACCGCAGGTCGCCGGGACCGCGGAGCCACAGCGCGTAGGGGCGGTGATCGGCGAGGTCGTCGAGTGTGGTGGGCCATTCCGGGTCTCCCGGGCAGATGAGGCGACCGCCGAACCGGTCGCAGACGGCCAGGTCCTGGTCGGGGTCGATGGTGGCGAGCCGGATCCGCCAGTGGTCGAGACGCTGGGCGCCCTTCGCCGTGACGGGCAGGTCGTGCGGAGCCCGGCCGGTGCGGATGGTCTCGATGGCCGCTTCGGCTCCGGAGAGGTCGATGATGCGGTTGAGCAGGGCGTCGCCCGGCTCCGCGACCGCCGTGAGCGTCGCGCGGGCGGTCCGTTCGGCGTTCATGGGCGGGACCACAGCGCGAGCGCGCCGCCGACGTCGTCGGCGCTGGGTTCGTCGTGGCCGGAGAGGTCCGCGATCGTCCAGGCGACCCGGAGGATGCGGTCGAGGCCGCGCGCGCTGAGGCTGCCTCTTTGGAGGGCCTCGTCGGCCGCGTACATGGCCTCGGGCCCGGGGGTGAAGCGGCGGCGCATCTCCGGCCCGGGGATCTCGGAGTTGGAGCGCCAGGGAGTGCCGACCAGGCGTTTGAGGGTTCTCTCCCTGGCCAGCAGGACCCGTTCGGCGACGACCGTGCTGGACTCGGCGAATTCCAGGTCGTACCGGAGCTCGGCGCGGCTGGCGGGGGCCAGTTCGAGCTTGAGGTCGATCCGGTCGATGAGCGGACCGGAGATTCGCGAGGTGTATTTGCGGCGGAGTCCCGGCGCGCAGGAGCAGTCGACCTGCTTGGCCGCCGCGCACGGACATGGGTTGGCGGCCAGCACGAGAGTGAAGCGGGCCGGGAAGGTGGAGGTGCCTTCCGCCCGCGAGATCCGTACTTCACCTTCTTCGAGGGGCTGCCGGAGGGCGTCGAGCGTCCCATGCTGGAACTCCGGAGCCTCGTCCAGGAAGAGGATGCCGCGGTGGGCCAGTGAGACGGCGCCAGGCTGGAGCACACGGCCCGAGCCACCGCCGACCATCGATGCGCGTGTGGCGGTGTGGTGCGGCGCGTAGAACGGCGGCTGGACGATCAGCGGCTGGCCGGGAGGGAGGGTTCCCGCGACCGAAT carries:
- a CDS encoding ribonuclease HII, with protein sequence MKGRPLRFTPRRDAGLHAFERALGHAGFSPVAGVDEAGRGACAGPMVIGAVILQGGRGRIEGLTDSKLLTPARREELYAEITERAFAWSAVVIPCYDIDRIGLHRCNITGMRRALAALDKRPAYVLSDGFPVPGLEVPSLAMIKGDQVAACVAAASIVAKVTRDRLMVQLHDRYPLYGFDVHKGYVTRAHGAALAEHGPCAEHRFSYVNVGRALRNNGEVALGEGTEGEVPGEGRTEGARA
- a CDS encoding DUF2469 domain-containing protein, with translation MSAEDLEKYETEMELQLYREYRDVVGLFTYVVETERRFYLTNSVDLQVRGAENGEIYFEVTMQDAWVWDMYRPARFVKNVRVVTFKDVNVEELAKSDFELPSQQ
- the dprA gene encoding DNA-processing protein DprA, whose translation is MNAERTARATLTAVAEPGDALLNRIIDLSGAEAAIETIRTGRAPHDLPVTAKGAQRLDHWRIRLATIDPDQDLAVCDRFGGRLICPGDPEWPTTLDDLADHRPYALWLRGPGDLRYGCLRSVAIVGSRAASPYGLRAASDLAADLADQGWTVISGGALGIDAAAHRGALAADGSTVAIFANGVDVPYPASNEGLFAEMARRSLLVSESPPGAAPNRLRFLIRNRVIAALSRGSLIVEAEARSGALNTATWARKLGRVVMAVPGPITSRTSVGSHKLLREEGTILITRAEEVIEAVGLIGTDLAPPPHTPVLPRDRLEEVTRSVLEAVPARGSSGPAQLAARAGVDLSTVNAKLGLLAASGFIERSPGGWRLTRQARAPK